A DNA window from Arachis hypogaea cultivar Tifrunner chromosome 18, arahy.Tifrunner.gnm2.J5K5, whole genome shotgun sequence contains the following coding sequences:
- the LOC112771436 gene encoding uncharacterized protein isoform X1, whose product MSVSAASLPLTSSAPPPRALSFPYFKSFHFPIRTPNHKFSKRLIANADFSSSAPTSSTVEEEQEEEESYQVLSAMKSDYNDIVIVDTPKSRMLLLDSTHNVHSILYKEQKWTGSYWDEFASLPAIVPKGPIAILGLGGGTAAHLMLHLWPSLQLEGWEIDEILIDKARDYFGLSDLEKTTEGGGILNVHIGDVFIPSENLCRRYAGIVVDLFSEGKVLPQLEEVSTWLELQERLMPDGRFMVNCGGIDGESSPESLLSDETWLLNPTLKALSKAFPGQLSWKRMPKVSGENFMALTGSMPDVESWSASVSSPLSTNVKDWRPCGQVSRN is encoded by the exons ATGAGTGTGTCTGCTGCTTCGTTGCCGTTAACGAGTTCGGCGCCTCCTCCCCGTGCTCTTTCTTTTCCCTATTTCAAGTCCTTTCATTTCCCCATTCGCACCCCAAACCACAAATTCTCCAAACGACTCATTGCCAATGCTGACTTCTCATCTTCTGCTCCAACTTCATCTACAGTTgaggaagaacaagaagaagaagagagctaCCAAGTTCTCTCGGCTATGAAAAGTGACTACAATGACATAGTCATTGTTGACACCCCAAAGTCTAGAATGCTCCTCCTTGATTCCACGC ATAATGTTCACAGCATTCTTTACAAGGAGCAAAAGTGGACTGGTTCCTACtgg GATGAATTTGCCAGCTTGCCAGCTATTGTTCCTAAAGGTCCCATTGCTATCTTAGGTTTG GGTGGTGGAACTGCTGCTCATTTGATGCTTCACTTATGGCCTTCACTGCAGCTTGAGGGTTGGGAGATTGATGAAATC TTGATTGATAAAGCGAGAGATTATTTTGGCCTATCTGATCTTGAGAAGACAACAGAAGGTGGTGGCATTTTAAATGTTCATATCGGTGATGTCTTCATTCCATCAGAGAATTTATGCAGAAGATATGCTG GCATTGTAGTTGACTTGTTTTCTGAAGGAAAAGTTTTGCCTCAGCTGGAAGAG GTAAGTACTTGGTTGGAATTACAGGAGAGATTGATGCCTGACGGTCGCTTCATGGTGAATTGTGGTGGCATTGATGGGGAATCCAGTCCAGAGTCTTTATTAAGTGATGAGACATGGCTACTAAATCCAACATTGAAAGCACTATCCAAGGCATTTCCTGGACAA TTAAGCTGGAAAAGAATGCCAAAGGTTAGTGGTGAAAATTTTATGGCACTCACAGGATCCATGCCTGATGTGGAATCTTGGTCTGCAAGTGTCTCATCTCCTCTAAGCACAAATGTTAAGGATTGGAGACCTTGTGGGCAGGTTTCTAGAAATTGA
- the LOC112771436 gene encoding uncharacterized protein isoform X4 — MSVSAASLPLTSSAPPPRALSFPYFKSFHFPIRTPNHKFSKRLIANADFSSSAPTSSTVEEEQEEEESYQVLSAMKSDYNDIVIVDTPKSRMLLLDSTHNVHSILYKEQKWTGSYWLIDKARDYFGLSDLEKTTEGGGILNVHIGDVFIPSENLCRRYAGIVVDLFSEGKVLPQLEEERLMPDGRFMVNCGGIDGESSPESLLSDETWLLNPTLKALSKAFPGQLSWKRMPKVSGENFMALTGSMPDVESWSASVSSPLSTNVKDWRPCGQVSRN; from the exons ATGAGTGTGTCTGCTGCTTCGTTGCCGTTAACGAGTTCGGCGCCTCCTCCCCGTGCTCTTTCTTTTCCCTATTTCAAGTCCTTTCATTTCCCCATTCGCACCCCAAACCACAAATTCTCCAAACGACTCATTGCCAATGCTGACTTCTCATCTTCTGCTCCAACTTCATCTACAGTTgaggaagaacaagaagaagaagagagctaCCAAGTTCTCTCGGCTATGAAAAGTGACTACAATGACATAGTCATTGTTGACACCCCAAAGTCTAGAATGCTCCTCCTTGATTCCACGC ATAATGTTCACAGCATTCTTTACAAGGAGCAAAAGTGGACTGGTTCCTACtgg TTGATTGATAAAGCGAGAGATTATTTTGGCCTATCTGATCTTGAGAAGACAACAGAAGGTGGTGGCATTTTAAATGTTCATATCGGTGATGTCTTCATTCCATCAGAGAATTTATGCAGAAGATATGCTG GCATTGTAGTTGACTTGTTTTCTGAAGGAAAAGTTTTGCCTCAGCTGGAAGAG GAGAGATTGATGCCTGACGGTCGCTTCATGGTGAATTGTGGTGGCATTGATGGGGAATCCAGTCCAGAGTCTTTATTAAGTGATGAGACATGGCTACTAAATCCAACATTGAAAGCACTATCCAAGGCATTTCCTGGACAA TTAAGCTGGAAAAGAATGCCAAAGGTTAGTGGTGAAAATTTTATGGCACTCACAGGATCCATGCCTGATGTGGAATCTTGGTCTGCAAGTGTCTCATCTCCTCTAAGCACAAATGTTAAGGATTGGAGACCTTGTGGGCAGGTTTCTAGAAATTGA
- the LOC112771436 gene encoding uncharacterized protein isoform X2 has translation MSVSAASLPLTSSAPPPRALSFPYFKSFHFPIRTPNHKFSKRLIANADFSSSAPTSSTVEEEQEEEESYQVLSAMKSDYNDIVIVDTPKSRMLLLDSTHNVHSILYKEQKWTGSYWDEFASLPAIVPKGPIAILGLGGGTAAHLMLHLWPSLQLEGWEIDEILIDKARDYFGLSDLEKTTEGGGILNVHIGDVFIPSENLCRRYAGIVVDLFSEGKVLPQLEEERLMPDGRFMVNCGGIDGESSPESLLSDETWLLNPTLKALSKAFPGQLSWKRMPKVSGENFMALTGSMPDVESWSASVSSPLSTNVKDWRPCGQVSRN, from the exons ATGAGTGTGTCTGCTGCTTCGTTGCCGTTAACGAGTTCGGCGCCTCCTCCCCGTGCTCTTTCTTTTCCCTATTTCAAGTCCTTTCATTTCCCCATTCGCACCCCAAACCACAAATTCTCCAAACGACTCATTGCCAATGCTGACTTCTCATCTTCTGCTCCAACTTCATCTACAGTTgaggaagaacaagaagaagaagagagctaCCAAGTTCTCTCGGCTATGAAAAGTGACTACAATGACATAGTCATTGTTGACACCCCAAAGTCTAGAATGCTCCTCCTTGATTCCACGC ATAATGTTCACAGCATTCTTTACAAGGAGCAAAAGTGGACTGGTTCCTACtgg GATGAATTTGCCAGCTTGCCAGCTATTGTTCCTAAAGGTCCCATTGCTATCTTAGGTTTG GGTGGTGGAACTGCTGCTCATTTGATGCTTCACTTATGGCCTTCACTGCAGCTTGAGGGTTGGGAGATTGATGAAATC TTGATTGATAAAGCGAGAGATTATTTTGGCCTATCTGATCTTGAGAAGACAACAGAAGGTGGTGGCATTTTAAATGTTCATATCGGTGATGTCTTCATTCCATCAGAGAATTTATGCAGAAGATATGCTG GCATTGTAGTTGACTTGTTTTCTGAAGGAAAAGTTTTGCCTCAGCTGGAAGAG GAGAGATTGATGCCTGACGGTCGCTTCATGGTGAATTGTGGTGGCATTGATGGGGAATCCAGTCCAGAGTCTTTATTAAGTGATGAGACATGGCTACTAAATCCAACATTGAAAGCACTATCCAAGGCATTTCCTGGACAA TTAAGCTGGAAAAGAATGCCAAAGGTTAGTGGTGAAAATTTTATGGCACTCACAGGATCCATGCCTGATGTGGAATCTTGGTCTGCAAGTGTCTCATCTCCTCTAAGCACAAATGTTAAGGATTGGAGACCTTGTGGGCAGGTTTCTAGAAATTGA
- the LOC112771436 gene encoding uncharacterized protein isoform X3 produces MSVSAASLPLTSSAPPPRALSFPYFKSFHFPIRTPNHKFSKRLIANADFSSSAPTSSTVEEEQEEEESYQVLSAMKSDYNDIVIVDTPKSRMLLLDSTHNVHSILYKEQKWTGSYWLIDKARDYFGLSDLEKTTEGGGILNVHIGDVFIPSENLCRRYAGIVVDLFSEGKVLPQLEEVSTWLELQERLMPDGRFMVNCGGIDGESSPESLLSDETWLLNPTLKALSKAFPGQLSWKRMPKVSGENFMALTGSMPDVESWSASVSSPLSTNVKDWRPCGQVSRN; encoded by the exons ATGAGTGTGTCTGCTGCTTCGTTGCCGTTAACGAGTTCGGCGCCTCCTCCCCGTGCTCTTTCTTTTCCCTATTTCAAGTCCTTTCATTTCCCCATTCGCACCCCAAACCACAAATTCTCCAAACGACTCATTGCCAATGCTGACTTCTCATCTTCTGCTCCAACTTCATCTACAGTTgaggaagaacaagaagaagaagagagctaCCAAGTTCTCTCGGCTATGAAAAGTGACTACAATGACATAGTCATTGTTGACACCCCAAAGTCTAGAATGCTCCTCCTTGATTCCACGC ATAATGTTCACAGCATTCTTTACAAGGAGCAAAAGTGGACTGGTTCCTACtgg TTGATTGATAAAGCGAGAGATTATTTTGGCCTATCTGATCTTGAGAAGACAACAGAAGGTGGTGGCATTTTAAATGTTCATATCGGTGATGTCTTCATTCCATCAGAGAATTTATGCAGAAGATATGCTG GCATTGTAGTTGACTTGTTTTCTGAAGGAAAAGTTTTGCCTCAGCTGGAAGAG GTAAGTACTTGGTTGGAATTACAGGAGAGATTGATGCCTGACGGTCGCTTCATGGTGAATTGTGGTGGCATTGATGGGGAATCCAGTCCAGAGTCTTTATTAAGTGATGAGACATGGCTACTAAATCCAACATTGAAAGCACTATCCAAGGCATTTCCTGGACAA TTAAGCTGGAAAAGAATGCCAAAGGTTAGTGGTGAAAATTTTATGGCACTCACAGGATCCATGCCTGATGTGGAATCTTGGTCTGCAAGTGTCTCATCTCCTCTAAGCACAAATGTTAAGGATTGGAGACCTTGTGGGCAGGTTTCTAGAAATTGA